CACCACGGCACCAAGCTGATTCGGTACTTTTACAACCGCGCCCAGGAACGCCGGGCCGACGACAAGACCGAGGTCCGAGAGAGTGACTACCGCTATCCGGGGCCCAAGCCGCACACCAAAGAGCTGGGAATACTGCTTCTCGCAGATGCGGTCGAAGCGGCTGCACGGACCCTGGAAAGCCCGACTCCGGCAAAAATCCAGGCGATGATCGACAAGATCTTCGGCAACGCACTCGAGGATGATCAGCTTGACGACTGCGACCTCACGTTCTCGGAGCTCGACAAAATCGCTTCGGCCTTCCTCTGGGTGCTCACGAACATGTACCACCACCGGATCGACTATCCGGGATTCGACTTCAACAGGAGGCAACGTGCTGGTGGCTCGGGTCCACATCAGGTGGGAGCGGAGGCCGTCCAAACCCGCGGCTGAGCAGCTGCGGGCTGTGATCGCCGGATGCGTGGGTCGACTCGGGGTTCGAGGGGCTGAGGTGCACCTGGTTCTCACCGACGACCGGACAATACAAGAACTGAATATGCGGTATCGGGGGATAGACCGTCCGACCGATGTTCTCTCCTTTCCCGACGGCGATGAACTCCCATCGGGGAGGCATTTTCTAGGCGAAATCATGATCTCCCTCGACAGCGCGCGGCGGCAGGCGAGTGAGCTCGGACATGACGAAGTTCGCGAGCTCTGCGAACTCGCCCTGCACGGAACCCTGCACTTGTTGGGCTATGATCATGTACGAGACCATGGAGAAATGAACGAAATCGAATTGAATCTGAGACGGGAACTTCTGCCATGAGCGCTGGTTTGGCCTCTTGGCTGGGCCATCCTGTGACGATCACGCTCGTCCTCGCGGTCCTGACCATCCTGGTTGCAACCTCTGAATTGCTTCTGAGGTCGCTCACCGGGCTCGGAAACGTCCGCTTTCAGGGAATTTTGGAGGAAAACCCTGGCCTCTTCGGGGGCAGGGACCGCGTCACTCTCTCACATGTCGTGGATGTCGGACGTTGGCTCCAAATTGTCCTCGTCGGTGTTGTGTGGTTAGTTGTGGCGCGGGTGTTTGTTCTCAGTGATGGCTGGAAAGTGGCATTGGTAGTGTGCTTGCCGTTGTTGTCGATCGGGGTGGCACATTTCCTCCTGCGACCACTGTCGGAGGACAGGATTGCCGTTCTGCTGCGTCTGGTGGGTCCGTTCGCAACCCCGCTGATAGCCGTGCTCGCCAGCCGCGATCCGTCTGCAGCGACGCCTCCGGTTGAAGACGAAGAGGAGGAGGCCAGCGAGGCGGAGATACAGGCCTATCTCGAGGCCGGGGAGAAAGCGGGCATTTTCGAGAGTGAAGAGGGAGAGATCGTCGAGTCGCTCGTCGACTTCTTCGACACGGTGGTCCGAGAGGTCATGACCCCCCGAACCGAAATGGTGACGGTCTCCGACGAGGTCGGGTTCGACGAGTTGCTGCGGGTGTTTGCCGAGAGCCACAAGAGCAGGATCCCCGTGTATCAAGAAACGATCGATCGAATCGTCGGCGTGATCCACGTCAAGAATCTGGTCGAGCAACAATTCGAAGAGACCGAACCCTCGGTGAAGGAGCTCTGGCGAGAATGCCTCGTAGTGCCGGAGACCAAGCCGCTCGGGGAGCTGTTGCGCGATTTTCAGCGCGAATACCAGCAGATGGCGATCGTCGTCGATGAATACGGTGGCACGTCCGGGCTCGTGACGTTGGAGGATATTCTCGAGGAAATCGTCGGCGAAATCGAGGACGAGCACGATTCGAAATCGCCGCCGGATTGGCAGGAGCTGCAGCCCGGTGTCTATCGTTTACAGGGTCGCGCCTCGCTCGAGGTGCTTCAGGAACTGCTCGGCGTCGAAGTAGGCGACGAAGACATTGACACCGTCGGTGGCCTCGTTTTCTCGATGCACGGCACCGTGCCCGAGCCGGGCACACGCGTCGTGGACGAGGATAACGGTCTGCTGTTCGTTGTCGAGGAAATGGACGAACGCCGGATTGTGAGTGTAACGGCGAGGCGAGCCGATCCAGCCGAAGGTGCCGTGGCGGAAAAAGACTGACGATGACTGAATCGGGAACCGGCACCGGATCGTTCGCAACGTCGGCCGGTGATCGCCCCGAGATATCCCGCGCTGGAACCGTGGCACTTGTCGGGCGCCCGAACGCCGGCAAGAGCACGCTGCTCAACGCGTTGATCGGTGACAAGGTGGCGATCGTCTCGGACAAGCCGCAGACCACTCGCAATCGAATCATCGGCATCCTTTCCGAAGAACGCGGCCAGGCGGTGTTCTTCGACCTACCCGGGGTTCACAAGCCTCTGCACAAGATGAATTCACGGATGATGCAGGAGGTCCGTTCAGCCCTGGAAGAGGTGGATGTTGTCGTGCACCTGGTGGATTCCACGGTCTCCTGGGGCGGTGGTGAGGCCTATCTGTTCGAGCTGCTCGACTCGATTCGCCCGCCGGTAATAGGAGTGCTGACGAAGATCGACCTCCTTCCCTCGAAGACGGACCTGCTGCCGCTGATCGAGCGCTACGGCGAGAGGCGAGGGGATTCGACCATAATTCCCATCTCCGCCCTCCAGGGGGATGGGCTCGATGAGCTGCTCGACGAGCTCTTCGATGCGTTGCCGGAAGGGAAGCCGATCTATCCGACTGACCTCACGTCCACCCAGACGGAACGGTTTTTCGTCGCTGAGGTGATACGAGAGAAGCTCCTCGAACGGACGCGTAACGAGCTGCCGTACACGACTGGCGTGATCGTCGATCTCTTCGACGAGAGCGGCCGTGTTCTGCATATCGAAGCGGTGGTCTACGTCGAACGCAAGAGCCAGAAGGGCATAGTCATCGGAAAGGGCGGCCGAATGATCCGGGCCATCGGCCAGGCGGCCCGAGAAGAGCTCGAACGCGTGCTCGGTGCAGATATCTACCTCGGCCTCCGGGTCAAGGTCCATTCGCGTTGGCGGGACGACCCCCGCGTTCTCCGTGAGATGGAGCCGGGTGCCGCTGATCTGTCGGAATTCGTCGACGATCTGCCCGAGACAGACCGATGAAATTTCGAATTTCGAATTTCGAATTTTCCACCCACCCAGTAACGTGTCGGGGGGGTGGCAGGGAGTTCTGAATTCCGAATTCCGAGTTCGAGAGGTGGCTAGCGAAGTGGCGCTCGACACGATTCTCGTCTTCACCGCCGACGGGTGCCCGCACTGCCGGGCGCTATGCGCCGATTTTGATCGGCGGGGGGTCGTGTACCGGGAGATCAACGTGAGCCAAGAGCCCGGCCAAATGACCCGCCTTCGCGACCTCGTCTGGGAGCATCGTCTTCCGGTCGTGGCGGATCACGAGCGCGTTTCCATCGGCTTTCGCGGCCAATCGTCGACATTCGCCGACCTCGGCCTCGAGTAATCGAGTTTTTCTGCCGAACTCAGTCGTCGAGCTTGGGCCGCGCCCGCATCGCTTTTTTTCGTGAGCGCCGCCGTTTCGACTCCAGACGACGCTTCTTGATCGCCCTCGGGACTTTTGTTGGCACCCGTGGATCTTCTTCGGCGAGCGCTTCGCCGAGTAATTCCTTGAATCGATCCACGGCTGCTTTGCGGTTCGCTTCGCGGGTGCGGTGACGCTGAGATGAAACCTGAAGGACGCCGTCCTTGTTGATCCTGGTCGCCAAACCCTCCTCGATTCGCATCCGCTGCTCGGGGCTCAGAGATCGTGATTCTGGAAGGCTGAAGAGAAGGCGCACCTTGGTCTCGACCTTGTTGACGTTCTGTCCCCCGGGGCCCGAGCTGCGCGCGAACTCGAATCGGAGCTCATCCTCGTCGATCGAGAGGTCGTCGTTGATGTGAATCATGAGACGAGTATGAACGACGCTTGCTCAGCTGTCACCGGACGGCCGCGAGCTCAGGATACTGATCCGGTGGCTGCCCGACCCACGACCCCAGATTCGCAGATGAAAAAACCCCCGCCCGGGAAGGGGTGGGGGAAAATTCGAAATCCGAAATTCGAAATCTGTTACAGCAGGCTCTTGATTTCCTCTTCGATGTGCTTTTCATCACCAGCCTCGAACCCGAGGTGGTAATACATGATCTTGCCGTTGCGGTCGATCAGGAAGGACGAGGGGTGGTAGATCACGTTGAACGTGTTGTTGGCCACCTCCGTGTCTCCCTCGCCGTTCTCGAGCATCGTGTATGTGAGCCCGTTCTTCTCGATGAACGTGGTCGCACGCTCGGTTTGTCGTTTGGTCTCGACGGCGATGACCTCGAATCCCTGGTCCTTGTATTGCTCATACAACGGCTGCAGGCGTGGCAACTCCACGCGGCATCCGCCTCACGTGGGGAACCAGAAGGCGAGCAGCGTGACCTTGTCGGTGCTGATGTCTGCCAGGCTGACCGGATTGCCTTCGTAATCGAGGAGCGTGAAGTCGTCGACCTTTTTGGCGAGCTCATTGCGGGTTGCCCACAGGAACTCGTCGAAACCCTCGTCGTTGCCGTTCATGGCAGCGTAGGCCTCGCGAAGGTAGGACTCGGAGCTCGAGCTGTCTTGTCCAAAGAGAGTCTGAGCGCCGAGGAGTTCGACGGCCTTGTCGATGTTCCCCTCGGCCAGGGCCGCCCGGCCCCAAAACGTGTAGAGCGGGTTGTTGGGTACGCCGAGGTAGGTCACACTTCCGATCGCGTCGGCTTCTGCAAAACGGTTGAAGGCGGGCTGGGTGTTGCCCTGGTTGTAGAGTGCCCAGGCTTCATAGGCGAGGCTCTGCCCCTTGCGGAGTCGGACCATCGACGCCACCTTTTCGTCGGTGAATTCACGGTCCGGATATTCGGCGCGAAAGCTCTCCGGTGTCGCCAGTTGAAATGCTGCATGCGCGTGCTGGCGTGCCTGCTCCCACTCTTCGAGATCGGTCGCGATTTCGTATATCCACTGATGCTCGTCGTAGCCGAGCGGTCGCACGGCTTCAAGAGCACTCGCGACCTCAGCGACGTCGAGTGGGACCTCCACCGAATCGGCCAGGTCGAACAGACTCATGCTGGCTACGAAACGCTGTTCCGGGTCTTCGATCTGGTCGACGGTGGCATAAACGGCGTCGAAGGCCCCTTCAGGATCTCCCATCTCGTGCCCGCGGTAATAGACGACACGGCGAGCCAACAGGCCACTGTGCTCGGTGTTCGGAAACTCCGCCAGGTATTCCTCGGCGAGCCGTGCCTTGTCCGCTGCCGTTTCCAAACCGCTCCAAGCTTCGTTGAACTCGGACCAGGCCTCCTCGGCAGGTTTGATTCCTTCCTGTTTCGTGCACGAGCCGACGACGCCGACGAGCACGATCAGAATCAGGACCGTTGTTTTTTGATTCATGAACCCTCCTTCCGTGAGCGCGCGCCATTTTCTTAGTTGCGCGTCTGTGCAGTATACGCGCACCGGATGATGCATCGGTCATACGGCTTCCACCACCCACCCGCCCACGGCTATTCGACACCTCGCCTTGACCATGCGATCGCCAAGATCGATTGATTCGTCTTAGAGCCGTAGAGCCGTCGAACCGCAAGGCTTCGTATATAGTCCTTTTCATGCGAATCGGCGATCAGTGGTACCGGACGATCTGGCCGTCCGATGACGGATCGGCGGTCGAGATCATCGACCAGACCCTCCTCCCCCATACCTTCGAGTTACGGAGCTTGAGGACCGTCGAGGATGCTGCGGAGGCCGTCAGCTCGATGAGGGTTCGGGGCGCACCCCTGATCGGGGCGACGGCGGCCTATGGCTTGGCCCTGGCTCTCCGCAGCGACAGTTCGGACGGCGCACTCGAAAGCGCCGCTCATGCGCTGGCCGAGACTCGGCCGACCGCGGTCAATCTGCGCTGGGCCCTGGAAAAAGTAAAAAGAGCGGTTGGGCCCTTGTCTCCACAGGACCGGGCCGACGAGGCTTGGGCCTGCGCTGCACTGATCTGTGACGAAGACGTCGAGATCTGCCGCCGGATCGGTGCGCACGGCCTGGCCAGATTGCGCGAGGTCGCTCACCGGAAAGAAGGAGCGACGGTCAATATTCTGACGCACTGCAACGCCGGCTGGCTCGCCACCGTCGACTGGGGGACAGCACTGGCGCCAATCTACATGGCGCATGATGCGGGAATAGCAGTTCACGTCTGGGTCGACGAAACCCGGCCCAGGAATCAGGGCGCTGCCCTCACCTCGTACGAGCTGGCAGAGCATGGGGTTCCCCATACCCTGATCGTCGACAATGCGGGTGGCCACCTGATGCAACACGGCATGGTGGACCTGTGCATCGTGGGCACCGACCGAACCACCGCTGCGGGCGATGTCGCCAACAAGATCGGGACCTATCTCAAGGCACTCGCCGCCCACGACAACGGTGTGGCCTTCTATGTCGCTTTGCCGTCCACGACCATCGACTGGACTCTCCGCGATGGGCTCGCGGAGATTCCCATCGAAGAACGAGCCCCGGAGGAGGTAACTGTCATCGCAGGCCGCACCGAAAACGGCGAGGTCACGAAGGTCGAGATCGCGCCGTCAGGATGTCGGGCCGGGAACTGGGCCTTCGACGTGACGCCGGCTCGACTCGTGACCGGACTGATCACAGAATGCGGTGTGTGCGATGCCTCGATCGAGGGCCTTGTCGGGCTTTTCCCGGAGCGAGGATGATGAGACGCCTGATTATCGGTTTACTGTTGGTTGTGTTGGCCATGTCGCTTCAGATGGGCTGCCGATCGACAGCTGCACCCGAACCGGCATCGGCTTGGGACATCGAACGGGCGGAGGTCATCGAGTGGAGTGCCGACCATCCTTCGTTCGAACAGCACTTCGCACTCGAGGCATCCGGACTTGCCGCTTCTCAGGGACTGTTGATCGTTCCGTCAGAAAAGTACGGACGTTTGCTGATAATAGACATTACCGGGGAGGCCCGAGCCAGGACCGTTCGAGTCGGGGTGCCACCTCATGCGGAGCTCGAGGGTTCCGCAATCACTGCAAATGCGATGGTTCTCTGTGACGAAGCGCATGCGGCGGTCTACGAAATACAGATCGGAGATCTCCGAAAGATCTTCGAAAGAGGAGTGGAATCGCCCTTGCGGGCTCTCACGCTCAACCTCGAGGGTGTTGATGCCCTCGGAGGGAAGATTGGCTTCGAAGGGATAGAGGTCGATCGGAAGGACGGAACCATTTACCTCTTGCTCGAACGTGACGGGACGGAATCGACCGGTTGCGTATCCCGGATCTGGAATCTCAAACGCTACGGGAACTCGCTGCGATCAGAACGAGAACCGATCGAAATCGGGCTCGAGGATTGCGCCTGGCGTCTGACCGGTCTCGCGTGGTGGAACGGTCATCTGATCGCACTCAAGACGCAGTATCCGGGGGAACGCTACGAAGTGGTGACGGTGGACGTTGTGACGGGCGGCATCGAGGTGGTGAGTGACCTGACCGGGTTGTTGAGATCTCTCGCCTCACGAGGTTGGTCGAACAACGTTGAAGGCATCGAAGTGGGACCGGACGGATCACTCTGGCTGGTGGCTGATAATGCGGTGACAGGGGTGATTGACAATCCGTTGCCGCCACCTGGCGAGAGCCAAACCCTTCTGCTGCGTATTCCGCCAAAGCGGACCGACGGGATCGTGCCGGGGAAACGAACCACTCACCCTTGAGTGTCTCGGCCAGAGATTCAAATCCGGGAGGTCTCGACGATGCCTCTGATGAGCCGCATTTCGAGAAGTGCGAGGTGTGGGCGCCAGCCGGACATGACCGACGGCACGGGCCGCGATTTGCGGTGGGATTTCATGTTTGGAATAGATGTACAATTGAATGGGTAACCGTTTCGACCGTTTCGGGCTCGGAGAGTCCAGCAGGGCTCTCGGAATCCGTTTTGGAGGTACGTGTTTGACTGATCTTACCCAATGGTCGCCGATCGTGCTCGCTGCGATGGCACTCGGACTGGCACTCGTCATTCTTCTGATTGCGGTCCTCCGTGCTTTGCGTCGCGAGAAGAGTGCGCGCCAGGCGTCCGAGGGGAAAATTAGGGAAGTCGCCGAGGAGGCGAGCCGAAAGTACCGGCGACTCGAGCAGGACCACCAATTCCTGGTCGATTTTTTCCGCATGTTTTCGCGCCTTGTCGGAGAGCTTCATGCCGAGCGGCAGGTGAGGATGATTCCCAACGCCCTTCTGAGCGCGATGGTTCAGATCTTTCGACCGGAGGTCGCCGCGGTGTTGGTGAAGCGAGGCACGCAGAAATCCGATCCCTCGGTGAAGGACCGTCTCTCGATTGCCGCCTTGCATGCGATTCGCGGCGCCCTCAAGCCGGGAATGGAGTTCGATTTCGGCGAGGGTCAGGCGGGAATCGCTGCCGAACGCGGCCACGTCATGATCAGGAAGGATTTCGAAGAAGACCAGGTGGCTGCGTATCAGAGATCAACGGTTACGGTCGAGCCCAAGTACGACATCGTCGCACCGATGGTCGCGGGGGGCGAGACGCTGGGGGTGCTGGCGGTGTCGCGTCCGGAGCGGCATCACGACAACGAACGAGATGTGCTGGAGATGATCGCCCGCGTTGGCGCGTTGACCTGGAAGAACGTGCAGGCCTATCGCGACAAAGAAGTCGAAGCAGAGGTTGACAAGCTGACCAGGATATTCAACAAGGGCGCCCTGCTCCGCCGGCTGGGTTTCGCCCTCCATGAAGCACGCAACAGCGGCAGCAAAGTTGCTGTGTTCATTTTCGACCTCGACAATTTCAAGGTATTCAACGACACCAACGGCCACCTGGCAGGCGACAGGCTGCTCGCGAAGTTGGCGCAGTTGGTGAAGGACACAGTACGCGCAGACGACATCTTCGGCCGTTTCGGTGGCGAGGAGTTCCTCCTGGTGATGCCCGACCGAACGGGAGCGCAGGCGATGACGGCCGCGTCGATGGTCCGAAAGCGGATCGAGGAGTACGCGTTCGAAGGCGAATCCACGCAGCCGCTCGGAAAAGTGACGATTTCGGGAGGCGTGGCGGTCTTTCCGGATGATGCATCGGAGCAGGTCGAGTTGATGCAGGTGGCTGACAGGGCGCTGTATCGCGCGAAGCAGAGTGGGCGCAACCAGGTCTTTCGCGCCGAAGAGCCCGGCCTCAATCCGGTCGATACGCGCTGAGGCCTCGCCCGTCCGCCCACCCGATGCTGGATCCTAGATACTCGATCCGCCCACCCACCCCTCGACGAGTCAGCGAGACGATTCATTGATTCGATGCATCCAGCATCCAGCATCCAGCATCGAGCTTCCGCCGCGTGGGTGGTAAGATGCCGGCCATGAAAGTCGATGTTCGGCATGTGGGTGATGTCATCATTGTGGATCTCGAGGGACGGCTCGTAATGGGAGTCGGTGATGAGCTCCTGCGCGACGTCATGAACGAGCTGATTGCCGAGGATTGGAAAAAGATTGTCCTCAACCTGCGCAAGGTATCGATCATTGACAGTTCGGGTATCGGCGAGGTCGTATCCGGCTGGAAGCTCGGGCGGCGGTTTGGCGCTTCAGTCAAGCTCTTGCGTCCGGCGCCGCAGATTCAGAGGACCCTGCGGCTGACACAACTCCTGCCGTTGCTCGAGGTCTTCGATGAAGAGGACGAAGCCGTGGCGAGCTTTCAGACCGACTGATTCGGGCGCGAGGTAGGGCTGCTCGGCGCCTTCGCTCGTGGGGGTTGGAGAGGGATCATCGCAACAACCGAAGGGGGAGGGGGTCGCCGATGTTCGACAGCTTTCGTGAGGGTTTCAAAAACGAACTGGACAGCATTCGTGAGGCAGGTACCTACAAAGAAGAACGAGTGATCTCGTCTCCCCAGAGCGCGGCCATCAGTGTGCCCCAGGGTGAAGTCATCAACTTCTGCGCCAATAACTACCTGGGCCTTGCAGACAACCCGGATATCATCGCTCGCGCGAAGCAGGCGCTCGACGAGCGTGGCTTCGGTATGGCTTCAGTGCGGTTCATCTGCGGCACTCAGGACCTCCACAAGGAGCTCGAAAACACGATCAGCAGCTTCAACGGAACCGACGACACGATTCTCTACTCCTCGTGCTTCGACGCCAACGCGGGGCTCTTCGAGACGATCCTCGGACCCGACGACGCGATCATCTCCGACCAACTCAACCACGCTTCAATCATCGATGGAGTGCGGCTCTGCAAGGCGGAGCGATTCCGGTTCGCGAACTCGGACATGGAGGAACTGAAGAAGATCCTCGCGCAAACCCAAGGCCACCGTCGTCGCCTGATCGCGACGGACGGCGTGTTCTCGATGGACGGCTACCTGGTCAAGCTCGATCGGATATGTGATCTCGCGGATCGCTTCGATGCGATGGTGATGGTGGACGACTCACACGCCACCGGCTACATCGGCAAGACCGGGCGCGGGACTCCGGAGCATTGCGGTGTGCAGGGTCGGGTCGATGTCATAACGTCCACCCTCGGCAAGGCCCTCGGCGGTGCTTCCGGCGGTTACACGACGGGTCGCCAAGAGATCATCGACATGTTGCGCCAGCGTTCGAGGCCCTACCTCTTCTCCAACACGCTCACGCCGGCCCTGGCGGCTGCCGGAATCGAGGTCTTCCGAATGCTCTCCGAGACCACCGCACTGCGTGAGAAGCTGATGGACAACACGCGCTATTTCCGCGACAAGCTGTCGAAGGTCGGGTTCGACCTGCTCGACGGCGAGACGGCGATTGTGCCGGTGATGCTGTACGACGCCAAGCTCGCAACCGATGTCGCAGACGCGATGCTGGAGGAAGGGATATACGTTATCGGCTTTTCCTACCCGGTTGTGCCGCAGGGCCAGGCTCGAATCAGGGTCCAGATCTCGGCCGCGCACGAGCGCGACCATCTCGACCGAGCGGTGGCTGCGTTCGAGACCGTGGGCAAACGACTCGGCGTGATCTGAGGGCTGGCCGTCAGGAGTCTCCATGAGCGCGACCAGCCAGGCAGAGGAGTTGGAATCCGCTCTTCGAGCTTTCGGCGACACTGATCGTGCCGTTGGCGCAAAGGCCTATCTGAAGAGCGATCTCGAGTTCATCGGAGTGGCGGCCAAACCGCTCCGGGCAGTTGCGCACACATTTCTGGCAGATCATCCCGGGTTCGACCGCGCATCGTTACTCGACCTCGTACAAGTGCTCTGGAAGCGACCTGTGTTCGAACTCAAGGGGGTAGCGGTGGCGCTTCTCGAACGCCGGACGATTGATCTCGTCCCGGGGGATCTCGATCTCATCGAAGATCTTTTGCGTCGTTCGCACACCTGGGCGTTGGTCGACTGGCTCTGCACCAAGGTGGCGGCGCCGCTCGTCGAGCGCGATCCCCGCATGACTGCGATCGTGCTCGAACGCTGGTCCAGGGATGAAGATTTCTGGGTCCGGCGAGCCTCGATGCTCGCCCAGTTGCCAGCCCTTCGAGCCGGTGGCGGTGACTTCGAACTCTTCGCCTCATTTGCATCGACCATGGTTGGCGAGAAAGAGTTCTTCATTCGCAAGGCGATCGGCTGGGTGCTTCGGGACGTGAGCAAGAAACGTCCGGAACTGGCGTTCAGCTTCTTGTTGGAGCATATCCGCGAGGTCTCCGCGCTGACCCTCCGAGAGGGATCCAAGTATCTACTGGACGGGCAAAGAGAGACTCTGAACCGGGCGTGTGGTTGACACGAACGACCGGACCGAGAATTGGGAAACCAATCAGCGTCTTCGCGCCGCGAAGAGGAGCCCGACTCCCCAGGGGACACCGTCGAAGAGTCGGTCGAAATCGAATGCGGTC
This genomic window from Acidobacteriota bacterium contains:
- a CDS encoding hemolysin family protein, which produces MSAGLASWLGHPVTITLVLAVLTILVATSELLLRSLTGLGNVRFQGILEENPGLFGGRDRVTLSHVVDVGRWLQIVLVGVVWLVVARVFVLSDGWKVALVVCLPLLSIGVAHFLLRPLSEDRIAVLLRLVGPFATPLIAVLASRDPSAATPPVEDEEEEASEAEIQAYLEAGEKAGIFESEEGEIVESLVDFFDTVVREVMTPRTEMVTVSDEVGFDELLRVFAESHKSRIPVYQETIDRIVGVIHVKNLVEQQFEETEPSVKELWRECLVVPETKPLGELLRDFQREYQQMAIVVDEYGGTSGLVTLEDILEEIVGEIEDEHDSKSPPDWQELQPGVYRLQGRASLEVLQELLGVEVGDEDIDTVGGLVFSMHGTVPEPGTRVVDEDNGLLFVVEEMDERRIVSVTARRADPAEGAVAEKD
- the era gene encoding GTPase Era, encoding MTESGTGTGSFATSAGDRPEISRAGTVALVGRPNAGKSTLLNALIGDKVAIVSDKPQTTRNRIIGILSEERGQAVFFDLPGVHKPLHKMNSRMMQEVRSALEEVDVVVHLVDSTVSWGGGEAYLFELLDSIRPPVIGVLTKIDLLPSKTDLLPLIERYGERRGDSTIIPISALQGDGLDELLDELFDALPEGKPIYPTDLTSTQTERFFVAEVIREKLLERTRNELPYTTGVIVDLFDESGRVLHIEAVVYVERKSQKGIVIGKGGRMIRAIGQAAREELERVLGADIYLGLRVKVHSRWRDDPRVLREMEPGAADLSEFVDDLPETDR
- a CDS encoding glutaredoxin family protein; amino-acid sequence: MASEVALDTILVFTADGCPHCRALCADFDRRGVVYREINVSQEPGQMTRLRDLVWEHRLPVVADHERVSIGFRGQSSTFADLGLE
- the arfB gene encoding aminoacyl-tRNA hydrolase, with product MIHINDDLSIDEDELRFEFARSSGPGGQNVNKVETKVRLLFSLPESRSLSPEQRMRIEEGLATRINKDGVLQVSSQRHRTREANRKAAVDRFKELLGEALAEEDPRVPTKVPRAIKKRRLESKRRRSRKKAMRARPKLDD
- a CDS encoding TlpA family protein disulfide reductase; its protein translation is MELPRLQPLYEQYKDQGFEVIAVETKRQTERATTFIEKNGLTYTMLENGEGDTEVANNTFNVIYHPSSFLIDRNGKIMYYHLGFEAGDEKHIEEEIKSLL
- the mtnA gene encoding S-methyl-5-thioribose-1-phosphate isomerase — translated: MRIGDQWYRTIWPSDDGSAVEIIDQTLLPHTFELRSLRTVEDAAEAVSSMRVRGAPLIGATAAYGLALALRSDSSDGALESAAHALAETRPTAVNLRWALEKVKRAVGPLSPQDRADEAWACAALICDEDVEICRRIGAHGLARLREVAHRKEGATVNILTHCNAGWLATVDWGTALAPIYMAHDAGIAVHVWVDETRPRNQGAALTSYELAEHGVPHTLIVDNAGGHLMQHGMVDLCIVGTDRTTAAGDVANKIGTYLKALAAHDNGVAFYVALPSTTIDWTLRDGLAEIPIEERAPEEVTVIAGRTENGEVTKVEIAPSGCRAGNWAFDVTPARLVTGLITECGVCDASIEGLVGLFPERG
- a CDS encoding esterase-like activity of phytase family protein is translated as MMRRLIIGLLLVVLAMSLQMGCRSTAAPEPASAWDIERAEVIEWSADHPSFEQHFALEASGLAASQGLLIVPSEKYGRLLIIDITGEARARTVRVGVPPHAELEGSAITANAMVLCDEAHAAVYEIQIGDLRKIFERGVESPLRALTLNLEGVDALGGKIGFEGIEVDRKDGTIYLLLERDGTESTGCVSRIWNLKRYGNSLRSEREPIEIGLEDCAWRLTGLAWWNGHLIALKTQYPGERYEVVTVDVVTGGIEVVSDLTGLLRSLASRGWSNNVEGIEVGPDGSLWLVADNAVTGVIDNPLPPPGESQTLLLRIPPKRTDGIVPGKRTTHP
- a CDS encoding sensor domain-containing diguanylate cyclase, translating into MTDLTQWSPIVLAAMALGLALVILLIAVLRALRREKSARQASEGKIREVAEEASRKYRRLEQDHQFLVDFFRMFSRLVGELHAERQVRMIPNALLSAMVQIFRPEVAAVLVKRGTQKSDPSVKDRLSIAALHAIRGALKPGMEFDFGEGQAGIAAERGHVMIRKDFEEDQVAAYQRSTVTVEPKYDIVAPMVAGGETLGVLAVSRPERHHDNERDVLEMIARVGALTWKNVQAYRDKEVEAEVDKLTRIFNKGALLRRLGFALHEARNSGSKVAVFIFDLDNFKVFNDTNGHLAGDRLLAKLAQLVKDTVRADDIFGRFGGEEFLLVMPDRTGAQAMTAASMVRKRIEEYAFEGESTQPLGKVTISGGVAVFPDDASEQVELMQVADRALYRAKQSGRNQVFRAEEPGLNPVDTR
- a CDS encoding STAS domain-containing protein, which codes for MKVDVRHVGDVIIVDLEGRLVMGVGDELLRDVMNELIAEDWKKIVLNLRKVSIIDSSGIGEVVSGWKLGRRFGASVKLLRPAPQIQRTLRLTQLLPLLEVFDEEDEAVASFQTD
- a CDS encoding glycine C-acetyltransferase; the protein is MFDSFREGFKNELDSIREAGTYKEERVISSPQSAAISVPQGEVINFCANNYLGLADNPDIIARAKQALDERGFGMASVRFICGTQDLHKELENTISSFNGTDDTILYSSCFDANAGLFETILGPDDAIISDQLNHASIIDGVRLCKAERFRFANSDMEELKKILAQTQGHRRRLIATDGVFSMDGYLVKLDRICDLADRFDAMVMVDDSHATGYIGKTGRGTPEHCGVQGRVDVITSTLGKALGGASGGYTTGRQEIIDMLRQRSRPYLFSNTLTPALAAAGIEVFRMLSETTALREKLMDNTRYFRDKLSKVGFDLLDGETAIVPVMLYDAKLATDVADAMLEEGIYVIGFSYPVVPQGQARIRVQISAAHERDHLDRAVAAFETVGKRLGVI
- a CDS encoding DNA alkylation repair protein, which produces MSATSQAEELESALRAFGDTDRAVGAKAYLKSDLEFIGVAAKPLRAVAHTFLADHPGFDRASLLDLVQVLWKRPVFELKGVAVALLERRTIDLVPGDLDLIEDLLRRSHTWALVDWLCTKVAAPLVERDPRMTAIVLERWSRDEDFWVRRASMLAQLPALRAGGGDFELFASFASTMVGEKEFFIRKAIGWVLRDVSKKRPELAFSFLLEHIREVSALTLREGSKYLLDGQRETLNRACG